The Helicobacter canis genomic sequence CAGCTTTTAGAAGAAGTGCTGCACGATAGCCACAATGACATAGCAAAAGCAAGCAAGATTCTAGGAATGAGTGAAGAGATTTTGCAGTATAAGCTTGCCAAATACGATATACGCAATCCTAAGTGATATTTTTAGTGAAAAATAATGGATTGTGTGCTAGTATCGCGCTTTTTGCATTACTACATACATACGCGTGTGCGATCGCGCGACCACAACAGCCAGCAAGATTAGAGAGATTAGGAAGATAATGAGTGAGATTATAGGATTTAGACAAGAAGGCGGAGAGATCATCGATCTGCAAAGTATCGCCCTAGAGCGCGGAGAGTCGCTAGCTACACTGCGAGAAAAGCTACAAAAGCACTCCATTGATACAAGCGCGTATGGGGAGGCGATCCACTTTGATAATTCTGCCAACGCACTTGCGATTATCCGCCACTCTTGTGCGCATTTGCTAGCCCAAGCGATCAAGCAGCTTTACCCTGATGCGAAGTTTTTCGTAGGACCGGTGGTTGAGGAGGGATTCTACTACGACTTTAAGACAAGCAGCAAAATCGGTGAAGAAGACTTAGAGAAAATCCAAGCGCGTATGAAAGAGCTAGCAAAATCTGGTGATATGATAGAAAAGTCTGTGATAAGCCGCGCCCAAGCACAAGAGCGATTTAAAGATGATGAGCTAAAGTGTTCGGTGATGAGCAACATAGTGGGCGATAGCTTTGGGCTGTATGCGCAAGGGGATTTTGTGGATCTATGCCGCGGACCGCATTTGCCTAGCACGAAGCTCTTGCATAGCTTTACGCTCACTAAGCTTGCAGGGGCGTATTTGGGCGGCGATGAGAGTGCGGAGATGCTTGTTAGAATCTATGGCATAGCCTTTGCGGATAAAGAGAGTTTAAAGAGCTATCTCCACCAACTAGAAGAAGCCAAAAAGCGCGACCATAGAAAGCTAGGGCAGGAAATGGGGCTTTTTACCTTTGATGAGCAGCTAGGGGCTGGGCTGCCTATATGGCTGCCAGCAGGGGCAAGATTGCGCAGGCGCATAGAAGAGCTGCTGACTCGTGCGCTTATTATGCGAGAGTATGAGCCTGTGAGGGCACCAGAGATTTTGAAAAGTGAAGTATGGAAAATCAGCGGGCATTATGATAATTACAAAGAAAATATGTATTTCACAAGTATTGATGATGTGGAGTATGGCATAAAGCCGATGAACTGCGTGGGGCATATCAAAGTCTATCAGCATAGCAAGCGAAGTTATAGAGAGCTACCGCTTAGATTTTATGAATATGGCGTGGTGCATAGACACGAGAAAAGCGGCGTGCTGCACGGGCTTTTGCGTGTGAGAGAATTTACCCAAGATGATGCGCATATTTTCTGTATGCCAAGCCAGATAGAAGCAGAGGTGCATAGTATTTTGGATTTTACGCGCAAGATTATGGGGGCATTTGGCTTTAGCTATGAAATGGAGCTATCCACACGCCCGGAGAAATCTATCGGTGATGATGCGGTGTGGGAGATCGCTACAAATGCCCTGCGATCCGCGCTAGAATCCAGCCAGATCCCTTATAATGTCGATGAAGGTGGGGGGGCGTTTTATGGACCTAAGATTGATATTAAAATCACTGATGCTATCGGGCGCAAATGGCAGTGTGGGACGATCCAAGTGGATATGAATCTGCCCAATCGCTTTTGCCTTGAATATATTGATGAAAACAATCAGCCCAAGCAGCCTGTAATGCTACATCGCGCGATTTTGGGGAGCTTTGAGCGATTTTGCGCGATTTTGTGTGAGCATTTTGGCGGGGAATTTCCCTTTGCTATCGCGCCTACGCAAGTGGTGATTATCCCCATTTCTAGCGAGCAGCAAGACTACGCACGCCATATCCAGCTAGCTCTGCGACACATAGGCGTGTATGCGGAGATTAGCGATAAAAATGAGACCCTTAGCAAGCGCGTGCGCAATGCAGAGAAACAGCGCGTGCCGATGATTGCTATCATCGGGGCAAAGGAAGTGGAATCCAAAATGCTTGCAGTGCGAGATAGGCGAGCAAAAGAGCAGAGCAATATGACAGAAGGAGAGTTTATAGCAATGATAGAATCCAAAAAAGAAGAGGTGAGCTTTTGAGCAAAGAAGAAGTTTTGCTAAATGAAAATATCCGTTTTAGCGAGGTGCGGTGCATTGATGATGATGGCTCCACTTATGGGATCATTTCAGCTAGTGAAGCAAGAGGGTTTGCAAGGGAGAAAGGCTTAGATCTAGTGTGTATCTCGCCTACTGCCAAGCCCCCTGTGTGCAAGATTATGGACTATGGCAAATACCGCTACCAGCTAGAAAAGAAGCAAAAAGAAGCCAAGAAAAAGCAAAAGCAAATTGACATTAAAGAAATCAAGCTCTCCGCCCAAATCGCGCAAAATGACATCAACTACAAGGTCAAGCACGCTAAAGAATTTATCGCAAGTGGCAAGCATGTGCGATTCAAAGTCGTGCTAAAGGGCAGGGAGACAAGCGACCCGCAGCTTGGTGTAGCGGTGCTTAATCGTGTCCTAGCAATGATGGAGGAAGTCGCCCAGCCAGAGAAAGAGCCAAAGACAGAAGGACGCTTTGTAAGCTGGCTGTTTGTGCCTAAGCGGTAGGTGTAGCTTTAAGGTAGTAAGAGCAAAGTGGATTCTATGGGGTAGGCGATTCAGTCTTGAGTGGGCAATGCGGCAGTGTTGCGGCTTATGGCAAAGGCACGAACGCTAAGTTCGCTAACCTTTACCATAAGCCGCAAAGCTACCACAGCCCCACCGCAACCCTTAGAATCGTGCGAAGTAAAATAGGCTTTTTGAATAAGCCCTTTTTCTGTCATTGCGAGACACTGCGAAGCAGTGGCGTGGCAATCCACAAAAAAAGTGGATTCTAGGCTTAATGCCGTTTTTCTCTCACTTGCGAGCCGATGAAAGCACCACTTCTGTCATTGCGAGATTCTGCGGTAGCGGAATCGTGGCAAAGCAAGGCGAAGCCGCAGCTTCTTTAGTAATCCACTTTCACACTAGAATCCACTTTTGAAATTAGATTCTAGGGTTGTTTTATGGATCGCCACGCCTTGCTAGCGCAAGGCTCGCGATGACGGAGAGAGACAGCGTAGCGCAAGGCTCGCGAGTGAGAGATTGGGGGAGAGCGGTGTCATCTCGCGATGATAAAAGGGGAGTTTCATCATCTCGCGATGACAGAATTTGTGCCTCAATCCTAGAATCCACTTTTCAAAGGATAGATATGCAAAAGATTGTCATAACAATCAATGGTATGTCTTGCGCTTCTTGTGCAAATTCCATCATAAAAACCCTCAAAGCAAAGCAGCTTCTCAATGACATACACATCAATCTAATCACCAAAACCGCCACGCTCACCCTAGATGAGAGCCACTCGCTAGAAGCAATTTTCTCCGCGATTAAAAAGCTAGGCTATGAGCCAAAATCTAGCCCATCTAGTCCATTTATCCCTGTGAGCAATGCCGCAAAACCTCTTGCCACATCGCCGCTTACGCCATATAAGCCAAGCATTTCTCCCCCAGCACAAGGGCGTCCTAGCCAGTCAAGCCAGAGCTTCCACACTAGGGATAAAGTGGATTCTAGCCCCGCGATAATTCCACAACCAACGCAAGAAAATGTAAGCAAGACAAGCACCAATCCCAGCCAGAGAATTTTTCTAACGCCAAAAATACAAGAGCTAATGCACCTTGCCACCAATTTTATCCACAAAAAACGCGTGCTACTAAGCGGACTCATCGCCCTTGCAATCCTCTATCTCTCTATGTCGCCTATGGTGTTTGATACAGCACTTATCGCACCATTTAATGATATGCGTGTAAATTTCTTTGCCCAGCTCTTTTTAGCCCTTAGTGGTATGCATTTGGGGCGGGAGTATTATTTCAAGGGTTTTAGGGCGTTGTTTGCCAAAGCCCCTACAATGGACTCACTCATCGCCCTAAGCACGAGCGCATCGCTTGTGTATAGCGTGTATAATGCCCTGCTAGGACATACGCATTGGTATTTTGAGAGTATTTGTGTGATTGTGTTTTTTGTGCTATTTGGGAAAGGCTTAGAGCAAAATGCCAAAGACACGACCGCTGCGGTGATCCGCACGCTACTTTTGCGCAATCTCTCTCAAGTGATCCGCCTAGAATCCAGCTCTAAAACATCAATCCCACCCCAAGCCATACGCATAGGCGATAGGCTGCAGATCCTCCCCGCCCAGACAATCCCAGCAGATGGGATTATCACGCAAGGATCTTGCGCGCTTGATGAGTCTATGCTAAGTGGCGAGGTGCTACCGGTGGAAAAGAGTGTAGGGCAAAGGGTCTATGCAGGGAGTATCAATACCAATCGCGCCTTTATTATACAGGCTACTAGCACCAGCGAGCAAAGCACGCTTAGTGCGCTTAGTGCGCTTGTGCAAGAAGCCCTTGTGTCAAAGCCAGCACTTGCTAGGCTAGCAGATATAATCGCAAGCTATTTTGTCCCAGCAGTGATTGCCATAGCATTTGGGGCATTTTTGTTGTGGTGGGCGATTATGGGGGTGGATTTTGGCTTTGGCGTGTGTATAGCTGTGCTTGTGATCTCCTGCCCTTGTGCGCTTGGGCTTGCCACGCCTATGGCAGTGATGATAGGCACAGCCCTTGCTAATAAACAAGGGGTTTTCATCAGGCAGGCTCAAAGCTTTGAGAATCTAGGCAGGGTCAGTGATGTGGTGTTTGACAAGACAGGCACGCTTACTAATGCGGCTTTAGAGGTAGTGGAGATTAGCAGCATAAGCGAGCTAGATCAAGCAGAGATCCTAGCCATAAGCGCAGGAGTCGAGCAAGGCAGTGAGCATATCATCGCCAAAGCGATCTTGCAAGAAGCCAAAAAGCAGGGCATTAGCCCAAGGGATTGCGGCGAGTTTAGGGCATTTGCGGGCTATGGCATAGAGGCTAGAGACACACAAGGGATCACCTATGTGCTTGGGGCAAAAGAGCTATTGCAAGGCGCGGTGGATTCTAGCCTAGATAAAGAATGCGCGTATATCCAAGTCTTTTTGGGGCAAAGGGTGGATTCTAGCTATAAGATCCTAGGCTCTATCACACTGCAAGATACTCTAAAAAGCGGTGCGCAAGAGATGATAGAAGCCCTAAAGGCTAAGGGCATAACCCCCCATATCCTAAGCGGCGATAGTGCTGCTAATACCGCGCATATAGCACGCAAGCTTGGTATCACGCACTATAAAGCCCACGCCAAGCCCGCGGATAAGCTTGCTTATATCAAGGCGTTGCAAGATAAAGGCAGAGTCGTGCTAATGGCAGGCGATGGGGTCAATGATATAGGTGCGCTTGCTGCAGCAGATGTCTCACTAAGCTTCGCGCACGCAAGCGATGTGAGTAAAAATACCGCTGATATTATCATCTATCACAATGACATATCGCGCGTGCTTTATGTGATGAGACTTTCGCACAAGGTTATGCAAAATATCAAGGAGAATCTAGCCTTCGCCTTTGTGTATAACTGCCTTTGCATACCCATTGCGTGTGGGGTGCTCTACTATCCAGCCCAGATTTTGCTAAACCCTATGCTAGCGGCTTTTGCGATGAGTGCTAGCAGTGTTTGTGTGGTGCTAAATAGCCAGCGGCTATGGCGGTTTAGAGCCTAAGGTGGATTCTAGCAATGCCCATTTTTCACAAGCCAGCCTTTCTCCGTCATCGCGAGCCTTGCGCTAGCAAGGCGTGGCGATCCATAAAACAACCCTAAAATCTAATTTCAAAAAGTGGATTCTAGGGTAAAAGTAGATCGCCACGATTTTGCTACCGCCAAATCTCGCAATGACAGAGAGTTTCATCGGCTCGCAAGTGAGAGAAAAAGGCGATATGTGTGGAGCTAGATTCTCATAGATTCTAGGCTAAAGTGTGCAAGAGTGGCTAGAATCTGGTCTTTTGGTATATCATCGCGCAGGGTAAAATCCCCTATGCCTTTAGGTAGCACGAAGCAAAGTGCGTTGTTGTGAGATTTTTTATCTAGGAAAAAGGCTTGATAAAATGCCTCTATATCGCTGATAGGATAAGCCTCATCAAGCCCTAGTCGCCTAAGCACTCTTTCTATGCGCTTTGCCTGTGTCTCTTGCAAAAGCCCTAGCCGCAGGGCTAAATCATTTGCCATAGTCATACCTATCGCCACGGCTTGTCCGTGCAAGAAGCGTTTATAGTGGGTTTGCATCTCAATGATATGCGCAAAAGTGTGTCCATAATTAAGCGCGGCGCGGATACCGCTCTCTCTCTCATCTTGCTCGACCACGCGAGCTTTGATCGCTATGGACTTTTGGATAAAAGGCAGCAACACGCTAGGATCTAGCATATCATCTTGGCTGGATTCTAGGGCTTCAAAGCCTAGCTTATCAAAGCACACAAGCACCTTTACCACCTCTGCTAGCCCAGCTCTAATCTCGCGTGCAGGGAGTGTGCGCAAAAACTCTTTATCGATATATACCGCACTAGGCTGGTGGAAAAGCCCTATGAGGTTTTTGCCATAGGCATTATTGATCCCGCATTTACCGCCCACAGAGGCATCGACTTGTGCGAGCAGGGTCGTGGGGATTGACACATAGCTAATCCCTCGCTCAAAAATCCCACTAGCAAAGCCCACCATATCGCTTATCACGCCACCTCCAAGGGCTATCATTAGCGATTTTCTATCTAGGCGATTGGCAAAAGCACATTGCAAAATCTGCTCGATACTCTGCATATTTTTATGCTCTTCGCCATCAGGGACAATGCAGACAAAGACTTCTTGCGCGCGGATTTTGGGCAGGATTTTGTGGAGATAGAGTCCTGCTATTTTTGGGTTGCTTACAACTAGGGCTTTGCTTTTTGCCGTGATGAAAGCGCGATCATTGTGCAAAAAGTCTTCGATGATGACAGGATAAGTCGCAGAAGGTGCTGTAATGGTAAGTGTAGGCATACGCTTCCTTGGGAGTAAGATGATAGGGATTGTAGTATATTTGGCTTAAGGGATGGTTAGACCTAGGGGTGGATCCATAGATCTAGCCTTAGAATCCAATAGAATCCAAGCAGCCCCAAATCCTAGAATCCACTTTTTGCAAAGGATTCAGCTTGCGGGCTAGAATCGTGGATTTCTGCCGCTTACTGCGTCAATAGACCTTAAGTCTTATTATCCTTATAAGCCTTGAAAAGCCACAATTCTAGCCGCGCAATCTTAGAATCCAAAAGCGGTGATAAAACAAGCCTAAACCCCCTAGAATCCACTTTTGAAAACAATGTTAAAAAGCACAAAAACACAAAAGCGGATTCTAGTGTGGGGAGTGCGGGGAGTGGATCGCCACGCTTTGTCTTGCGCCAAAGCTCGCGATGACGGAAAAACGCGGCAAGTCAAAAGTGGATTCTAGGAAAACGATTCTAAGCATTGTGGTGCTAAAATCCACTTTTCGACAATTCTAAGCAAGTCGCACAGGATTCTAGGATTTCTAAAGAAACCTGCGAGCTCACGCAAGCAGGTTTCTTTAGAAAAGCTGAATCCACACACAAAATCTTTTGAAAGGATACAAATGACTCGTAGAGACTTTATCAATGGTATGGCAGTAGCCGTAGTCGCTGGAATGACACCGCTAGAGATTCTAGCAAGAGATGCTAAAAAGCCTTACTATCCCCCACTTTGGCAGAATCTTGTGGGCAGCGATGATGATAGCTACTTCTTCGCCCACGCCTTGCGCGATGGTGAGCAATATGACTTTAGTGCGCTGCCTATACAAGAGCAGTATGATTTGGTGGTCGTAGGAGCTGGGATCAGCGGGCTTAGTGCGGCGTGCTTGTTCCACGATACACACAAAGGCGCAAAAAGCCTGATACTCGATAATCACAAAGACTTCGGCGGACACGCTAGGCGCAATGAGTTTGCCACACCTTATGGGCAGATCTTGACCTATGGTGGCAGCGAGTCGCTACAATCGCCAAAATCTCTTTATAGCAAAAAGGTCGTGGCGTTTCTAGCTAGCCTAAATATCGATATAGACGCTTTAGCAAAGTGCTTTAATCAAGACTTCTACCCAGATTTAGGGCTTAGTCGGGGCGTGTTTTTTAGCAAAAAGGACTTTGGAGCAAGCAAGCTTGTAAGCGGCGATCCTCGCGTGGTGATTGATGATAGCATTAAAAAAGAGCGCAATAATGCTAGGAGCTTTGCGGAGTTTATCGGGGATTTTCCTATGCCTAAGGCTGATAGAGACGCGCTTTTAGAGCTTTTTACCACGCCTAAAGACTATCTACAAGGCTTAAGCAGCAAGCAAAAGCGCGACTACCTAGCCCACACAAGCTATAAGCAATTCTTGCAAGAGAGAGTCAAGCTCTCTCCGCTGGCTCTAAGCTTTTTTGATGGTGTGAGTGATGATTTTATGGCATTAGGGATTGATATGATCTCTTGCGAATTAGCACAAGAGTGTGCTTTGCCGGGATTTGCTGCTACAAACTCTGCGAATGAAGTCTTTGAAGAGCCCTATATCCACCACTTCCCCGATGGCAATGCCTCTATCACGCGCCTAATGGTAAAAAAGCTTATCCCCCATATCGCTACTTGTGGCAATACACCAGAAGAAGTGCTACTAGCTCAATTTGATTATAGCAAGCTTGATTTGCCAAAAAATATGAGTAGGATCCGCCTGCAAAGCACCGCGCTTGATGTGCGTAATGTCGCAGGGGGTGTGGAGATAGTCTATGGATCTATGCAGGATAGAAAGCTGCATAAAATCTTTGCCAAAAAGGTCATTATGGCAAACTACAATGCGATGATCCCCTACATTGTCAAAGAGCTGCAAGATGGGCAAAAAAGCGCGCTATCTCAATGTGTCAAAACCTCTCTTATTTATACAAAAGTCCTGCTCTCTCAATGGGAGTGCTTCACAAAGCTTGGCATACACGATATTTACGCGCCAAAATCTTTCTATGTCAATACCAAGCTTGATTATCCCGTAGATATGGGCGCATACAAGCACCCACGCGATCCCAAAAAGCCTATATGCCTGCATTTGATCGGCTCTCCCTTGCGGCTTAATCCTAAAGAGCTTGACACCACGCAGCTTACTGCTAGAGATCTCTCTCGCTTGACACGCCACGCCCTTTTAGAGACGCCATTTTCTACCCTAGAGCAAATGACCCTTTCGCACTTGCAAGAGATGCTTGGCGGGGCTGGATTTAAAAAAAGCGATGTGCTAGGTATCACGCTTAATCGCTGGGGGCATTGCTATGCGTATAATTACAACTCGCTTTTTGACACGCCAAAACAAAGCAAAGCCACGATAAAAGCCGCGCGCAAAGTCTGCGGAAATATCGCCATTGCTAATTCTGATGCCAATTGGGAAGCATTTTTACAAGATGCCATAGAGCAGGCGATGAGAGCTTTGGGGGATTTGGGCTTAAGCTAGATTAGCAAGCGATCTAATTTTGGCGTTGGCTTTTCTCAAAGAAACCTTGAAGAAGACAATCAAGGCAGTTTGGAAAATCGCCCCTTTAATCAAACCCCCTAGAATCCACTTTTGAAAACAATGCCAACGATATGCAAAAAGTGGATTCTAGTGTGAAAGTGGATTACTAAAGAAGCTGCGGCTTCGCCTTGCTTTGCCACGATTTTGACAAGTCAAAATCTCGCAATGACAGAAGTGGTGCTTTCATCGGCTCGCAATGACAGAAAAAGGGCATTAAGCCTAGAATCCTCGTTTGAAGGGTATTTAACTTCAAAAAGCCTATTTTACTTCATACGATTCTAAGGATTGCGGTGGGGCTTTCGTAGCTTTTTAGGGATTTGGGGGCAGAGCAAGACTAGAGGTCTGCGGTTGTCCTAAAAATAGCGTAATCAATCGCATTGCTCGCCCAAAACTGAATCGCCAACCCCCCCTAGAATCCATTTTTTTACACTTTGCTTAATTAGGATTCTAAGATTGTGGTGCTAGAATCGTGGTTTTCTAAAGAAACATCGGCTTGCGCCGAGCGGTGTCCCTTGTTTTCAAGGCGGAGGCGAAGGGATTTATCTAGGCGATAATGAGCAAGCCTCCGCCGCAGAATCCACGATTCTAGCCCGCAAGCTGAATCCCTAGAATCCACTTTTAGGCTTAATGCGATCCTATGGGGATAAACATCTGCGGATGCTTATGAAGCAGCAAGGAGAGTCGCTCCGCCTTGGTAGAAAAGAGCGCGAAAAGCCTTGTTTTAGCGATACATTCTTCAAAGGGTAGGAAATGCAGCACAGGCTCGGTCAAGTCTTGCAGGTAGAAAATGGGATTTTTGCTTGTGGTTTTGGTGATTAGCACCTTTTTGCCAAAGCTTCTGCCTAGGGCTTCATAGTCTTTGATAATGGCATCTTGATGCACACCATCTGGCTCAAAATCATACACTTGTATATCAGTCTTTGTCTGGATAGCGATGTCAAAAATCACGCTTGAGATATTCTCCCCTGCATTCATCTCTTCATTGGTGATGACTAGGCATTGCTTGCAGTCTGTTAGGCAAAGGGCAGCGGTTTTTAGCACAGGGGTTGCGGTGCGATAGAGTGCTTTGCGGTGCGATCGCTTGGCAAAAAGCTCTGTCCCTACGATGATAAGCCCGATTTTTCTCGTGCGATCTTTTTCAAGCCTATCAATGAAGCTCGCATTGCTATAATCAAATTTGAGCGCGATACTAGAATCCTGCTTGCAAAGCTCCTTGATCTCATAGATTGTGGCAAAGTCCGCTGGATTTAGCACGATGACAAAGAGCTTTGTCGAGCGGATAAGACTATGGAAGTAGATAGCCTGCGTGATGTCGCGCAAAATCGCGCTAGAATCTTGGGCTAGCATATCCACATAGACATAAATATCGCGCCCAAAGGGTGAGGGGAACTGCCCTATATCAGACTTGATTTGCTTATAAATATTTCTTAGTGTCTTTGGATCACCTGCGACAAGCACGACATCTTGAGGCTGTATCACTAGAGAAAAGGTGCTTAGAAGAAATGCATTATTGCGGTAGATCCCAATGATTTTGTAATTTTTCTGCTGGATAGAGCCGATATGCCGATAGGCAAACACACTCCCAAATGGCACGCCCACCTCCATAATCTCCCCCTGCCCTAGCCCAAAGCCACGCGGGATAATGGGCACATTAGGCAGCCTTGAGATAAACTGCCCTGCGATGATCTTGGCATCATCAAGAAATATCGCGTGATCATCGCGCTGCAAGCTCTCATCGCTCACGCTAGAGAGCGTAACTATACGCGCTTCTTTGCAGATTTTGCGCGTGATTGCAAAGACCGCGCGCGCTTGATCTCTATCTTCCATAATCACAAACACATCGCTAAGATCTAGGCTTCTGTGCTCATCAAACACCTGTGTAAGGTGGTATTCTGAAGTGGGATCAAAATGATGAAAGCTAAAGGAGCTTGGGAATTTCTCTGGGATCATTGCAGAGTCTTTAACAATGACAATATAGAGATTATTACTAAAATACTTTTCTAGCACGGAGTCAAGAAACACCTTGCCGACAACGCTATCAAGCACAAGCACGACTTTTTTCACATCATTTCCTTACATTAGGCTAAGTGGGATTTGTGGCGGCATTATACCAAAGCCAAAATCCCAAGCCTAGAATCCACTTCGCGCTTGTAGTGTAGCCTAAGCCATAAGCACATCTTGGCAGATCGTAAGGAATGCTATTTGCTAGTATCTAGCATAAATACGCCTGTAAGGATAGATTATGAAATACTCTTATCACATTGCCCTAGCCTTAGTGGGGCTATTTGTAGCAAGTATGCTTAGCGCGTGCTACAAGCCTCCAAAACTCACCCAAAATGCCATAAATGTCAAAATCTATCGCGGTAAATCATCGCTCAAAGACTGCGTGTATATCACAGAGACTTCAGGGGTTGTCAATACCAAAGGCTATGGCATAAAGCTCCTTGCCGCCATAGCCGGCGCGGAAAATGACCTACGCAACAAAGCCGTGCGCTTTGGGGGCAATGCCGCTCTTGTGCTACACACAGAGTCGCGCTACCTAGGGGCGGACTATCAGTTTAAAATGGGGCTGGCAAATGACAATACCGCTAACAAAATCGATGAATACATCATCTACGCCGAAGTGTATCGCTGCAGGCTCTAGTGGGCGCGTGGGCAAGCGTTAGATTTTCTATGGCATTATTGCGCTTTACAGCCAAAGACAAAGGAAGCAAATGAAAAAGACGCATATATATATCGCCGCTTTTATGGCGTTTCTAGGGGTAATCTATGCCGCCCCAAGCGATGCCACCACCGCGAAAAATCTCCTAGAGTCAAAAACCAAGCGCAGCTTAGAAGTAGTGAGCTTTAGCCCCTTAGAATCCAGCAATCTCTTCTTGCTCACTATCCAAGATAAAACAAATGGCTACAAAACTCTCCTTATAAGCGATGAGAAGCAGCAAAACCTAGTGGTAGCAAGCGCGTTTTTTAGCAGCAATGAAGCAGCGATGAAGCGCGTGCAGCAGGAGCTAAACGCCATAAGCAGCCATAATTTCAAAGCCCAGAACTCCGCCAAGCTTAATGAGCTTTTTGCCTCTATCCCCACAGACTATGCCATAACCATAACCGGCGCGAATACAAAAAAGCTCTACATCATCTCAGACCCTATGTGTAGCCACTGCCAAGAAGAGCTAGCACACATAGAAGAGC encodes the following:
- a CDS encoding COG3400 family protein, translating into MKKVVLVLDSVVGKVFLDSVLEKYFSNNLYIVIVKDSAMIPEKFPSSFSFHHFDPTSEYHLTQVFDEHRSLDLSDVFVIMEDRDQARAVFAITRKICKEARIVTLSSVSDESLQRDDHAIFLDDAKIIAGQFISRLPNVPIIPRGFGLGQGEIMEVGVPFGSVFAYRHIGSIQQKNYKIIGIYRNNAFLLSTFSLVIQPQDVVLVAGDPKTLRNIYKQIKSDIGQFPSPFGRDIYVYVDMLAQDSSAILRDITQAIYFHSLIRSTKLFVIVLNPADFATIYEIKELCKQDSSIALKFDYSNASFIDRLEKDRTRKIGLIIVGTELFAKRSHRKALYRTATPVLKTAALCLTDCKQCLVITNEEMNAGENISSVIFDIAIQTKTDIQVYDFEPDGVHQDAIIKDYEALGRSFGKKVLITKTTSKNPIFYLQDLTEPVLHFLPFEECIAKTRLFALFSTKAERLSLLLHKHPQMFIPIGSH
- the thrS gene encoding threonine--tRNA ligase; this translates as MSEIIGFRQEGGEIIDLQSIALERGESLATLREKLQKHSIDTSAYGEAIHFDNSANALAIIRHSCAHLLAQAIKQLYPDAKFFVGPVVEEGFYYDFKTSSKIGEEDLEKIQARMKELAKSGDMIEKSVISRAQAQERFKDDELKCSVMSNIVGDSFGLYAQGDFVDLCRGPHLPSTKLLHSFTLTKLAGAYLGGDESAEMLVRIYGIAFADKESLKSYLHQLEEAKKRDHRKLGQEMGLFTFDEQLGAGLPIWLPAGARLRRRIEELLTRALIMREYEPVRAPEILKSEVWKISGHYDNYKENMYFTSIDDVEYGIKPMNCVGHIKVYQHSKRSYRELPLRFYEYGVVHRHEKSGVLHGLLRVREFTQDDAHIFCMPSQIEAEVHSILDFTRKIMGAFGFSYEMELSTRPEKSIGDDAVWEIATNALRSALESSQIPYNVDEGGGAFYGPKIDIKITDAIGRKWQCGTIQVDMNLPNRFCLEYIDENNQPKQPVMLHRAILGSFERFCAILCEHFGGEFPFAIAPTQVVIIPISSEQQDYARHIQLALRHIGVYAEISDKNETLSKRVRNAEKQRVPMIAIIGAKEVESKMLAVRDRRAKEQSNMTEGEFIAMIESKKEEVSF
- a CDS encoding cation-translocating P-type ATPase, with protein sequence MTERDSVAQGSRVRDWGRAVSSRDDKRGVSSSRDDRICASILESTFQRIDMQKIVITINGMSCASCANSIIKTLKAKQLLNDIHINLITKTATLTLDESHSLEAIFSAIKKLGYEPKSSPSSPFIPVSNAAKPLATSPLTPYKPSISPPAQGRPSQSSQSFHTRDKVDSSPAIIPQPTQENVSKTSTNPSQRIFLTPKIQELMHLATNFIHKKRVLLSGLIALAILYLSMSPMVFDTALIAPFNDMRVNFFAQLFLALSGMHLGREYYFKGFRALFAKAPTMDSLIALSTSASLVYSVYNALLGHTHWYFESICVIVFFVLFGKGLEQNAKDTTAAVIRTLLLRNLSQVIRLESSSKTSIPPQAIRIGDRLQILPAQTIPADGIITQGSCALDESMLSGEVLPVEKSVGQRVYAGSINTNRAFIIQATSTSEQSTLSALSALVQEALVSKPALARLADIIASYFVPAVIAIAFGAFLLWWAIMGVDFGFGVCIAVLVISCPCALGLATPMAVMIGTALANKQGVFIRQAQSFENLGRVSDVVFDKTGTLTNAALEVVEISSISELDQAEILAISAGVEQGSEHIIAKAILQEAKKQGISPRDCGEFRAFAGYGIEARDTQGITYVLGAKELLQGAVDSSLDKECAYIQVFLGQRVDSSYKILGSITLQDTLKSGAQEMIEALKAKGITPHILSGDSAANTAHIARKLGITHYKAHAKPADKLAYIKALQDKGRVVLMAGDGVNDIGALAAADVSLSFAHASDVSKNTADIIIYHNDISRVLYVMRLSHKVMQNIKENLAFAFVYNCLCIPIACGVLYYPAQILLNPMLAAFAMSASSVCVVLNSQRLWRFRA
- the infC gene encoding translation initiation factor IF-3; translation: MSKEEVLLNENIRFSEVRCIDDDGSTYGIISASEARGFAREKGLDLVCISPTAKPPVCKIMDYGKYRYQLEKKQKEAKKKQKQIDIKEIKLSAQIAQNDINYKVKHAKEFIASGKHVRFKVVLKGRETSDPQLGVAVLNRVLAMMEEVAQPEKEPKTEGRFVSWLFVPKR
- the aroB gene encoding 3-dehydroquinate synthase codes for the protein MPTLTITAPSATYPVIIEDFLHNDRAFITAKSKALVVSNPKIAGLYLHKILPKIRAQEVFVCIVPDGEEHKNMQSIEQILQCAFANRLDRKSLMIALGGGVISDMVGFASGIFERGISYVSIPTTLLAQVDASVGGKCGINNAYGKNLIGLFHQPSAVYIDKEFLRTLPAREIRAGLAEVVKVLVCFDKLGFEALESSQDDMLDPSVLLPFIQKSIAIKARVVEQDERESGIRAALNYGHTFAHIIEMQTHYKRFLHGQAVAIGMTMANDLALRLGLLQETQAKRIERVLRRLGLDEAYPISDIEAFYQAFFLDKKSHNNALCFVLPKGIGDFTLRDDIPKDQILATLAHFSLESMRI
- a CDS encoding FAD/NAD(P)-binding protein — encoded protein: MTRRDFINGMAVAVVAGMTPLEILARDAKKPYYPPLWQNLVGSDDDSYFFAHALRDGEQYDFSALPIQEQYDLVVVGAGISGLSAACLFHDTHKGAKSLILDNHKDFGGHARRNEFATPYGQILTYGGSESLQSPKSLYSKKVVAFLASLNIDIDALAKCFNQDFYPDLGLSRGVFFSKKDFGASKLVSGDPRVVIDDSIKKERNNARSFAEFIGDFPMPKADRDALLELFTTPKDYLQGLSSKQKRDYLAHTSYKQFLQERVKLSPLALSFFDGVSDDFMALGIDMISCELAQECALPGFAATNSANEVFEEPYIHHFPDGNASITRLMVKKLIPHIATCGNTPEEVLLAQFDYSKLDLPKNMSRIRLQSTALDVRNVAGGVEIVYGSMQDRKLHKIFAKKVIMANYNAMIPYIVKELQDGQKSALSQCVKTSLIYTKVLLSQWECFTKLGIHDIYAPKSFYVNTKLDYPVDMGAYKHPRDPKKPICLHLIGSPLRLNPKELDTTQLTARDLSRLTRHALLETPFSTLEQMTLSHLQEMLGGAGFKKSDVLGITLNRWGHCYAYNYNSLFDTPKQSKATIKAARKVCGNIAIANSDANWEAFLQDAIEQAMRALGDLGLS